A genomic window from Gossypium hirsutum isolate 1008001.06 chromosome D10, Gossypium_hirsutum_v2.1, whole genome shotgun sequence includes:
- the LOC107914669 gene encoding serine/threonine-protein kinase-like protein ACR4, with amino-acid sequence MGVISLLIRDSSVWVSLGALLNLWWVVSGLGSMSSIAISYGENGPVFCGLKPDGSHLVTCYGSNAAVIYGTPSHFPFVGLTAGDGFVCGLLMDSNQPYCWGSSGYIEMGVPQPMIKGAEYVEISAGDYHLCGLRKPLTGKHRNYALVDCWGYNMTKNYMFDGQIESLSAGSEFNCGLFSQNMTVLCWGDETSSRVISLIPREMRFQKVAAGGYHVCGISEGLNSRVFCWGRSLNLEEELSVPVAYSRQGNVDLPPKYPMLTVVGGKFHACGIKSYDHQVVCWGFILKPSTPAPKGVKVYAIAAGNYFTCGVIAEKSFLPVCWGVGFPTSLPTAVSPGLCKDTPCAPGSYEVSPENAPCKSPNLHICMPCSIGCPAEMYQKSGCTLKSDRVCDYNCSSCNSVECVSNCSSNSEATNGSKNERFWSLQLPIIVAEIAFAVLLLIIVSLTAVLYVRYRLQNCRCKAKESKSKKANEIASYRKENVKVRPDLDELKIRRARMFNYEELERATGGFKEESVVGKGSFSCVYKGVLKDGTVVAVKKAIMSSDKQKNSKEFHTELDLLSRLNHAHLLNLLGYCEEGGERLLVYEFMAHGSLHQHLHGKNKALKEQLDWVRRVTIAVQAARGIEYLHGYACPPVIHRDIKSSNILIDEEHNARVADFGLSLLGPADSSCPLAELPAGTLGYLDPEYYRLHYLTTKSDVYSFGVLLLEILSGRKAIDMQYEEGNIVEWAVPLIKSGDISAVLDPVLKPPADIEALKRIANVASKCVRMRGKERPSMDKVTTALERALAQLMGSPCSEQPILPTEVILGSNRMHKKSSQRSSNRSVSETEVAEDVEDQRFEFRAPSWITFPSVTSSQRRKSSVSEADVEGKNIEGRNMGNVGYGGDGLRSLEEEIGPASPQQSLFLQHNF; translated from the coding sequence ATGGGGGTTATCAGCTTACTGATCAGAGATTCCTCTGTCTGGGTCTCACTTGGGGCTTTGTTAAATTTGTGGTGGGTAGTTTCAGGTTTAGGCTCAATGTCCAGCATTGCCATTTCTTATGGTGAGAATGGACCTGTATTTTGTGGTTTAAAACCTGATGGCTCACATCTTGTGACCTGCTATGGGTCAAATGCTGCAGTCATCTACGGGACCCCTTCTCATTTCCCATTTGTGGGTCTAACTGCTGGTGATGGCTTTGTTTGTGGGCTGTTGATGGATTCCAATCAACCTTATTGTTGGGGAAGCAGTGGCTATATCGAAATGGGAGTTCCTCAACCGATGATCAAGGGAGCTGAGTACGTAGAAATCAGTGCAGGCGATTACCATTTATGTGGTTTGAGAAAGCCTTTAACTGGAAAGCATAGAAATTATGCTTTGGTTGATTGTTGGGGTTATAATATGACCAAGAACTATATGTTTGATGGGCAGATCGAATCACTCTCAGCAGGCTCGGAGTTTAACTGCGGATTGTTTTCTCAGAACATGACTGTTTTGTGTTGGGGCGATGAGACTAGTAGCCGTGTCATTAGCTTAATTCCTAGAGAAATGAGGTTTCAAAAGGTTGCAGCTGGTGGTTATCATGTTTGTGGGATTTCGGAAGGGCTGAATTCTAGAGTCTTTTGCTGGGGAAGGAGCTTGAACCTCGAAGAAGAACTATCCGTGCCGGTTGCATATTCTCGTCAAGGAAATGTTGATTTGCCACCAAAATATCCGATGCTTACAGTTGTTGGAGGAAAGTTCCATGCTTGTGGAATCAAGAGCTATGACCACCAAGTGGTTTGCTGGGGTTTCATTCTCAAGCCAAGTACCCCAGCTCCCAAAGGTGTTAAAGTCTATGCGATTGCAGCTGGAAATTACTTCACTTGTGGTGTTATAGCCGAAAAATCCTTTCTCCCAGTTTGTTGGGGCGTTGGGTTCCCGACCTCACTCCCTACCGCTGTCTCACCCGGACTTTGCAAAGACACTCCTTGTGCACCGGGTTCCTATGAAGTTAGTCCAGAGAATGCACCTTGCAAGTCTCCTAACTTACATATTTGTATGCCCTGCAGCATTGGTTGCCCTGCTGAAATGTACCAAAAATCGGGATGTACTTTGAAGTCAGATCGAGTTTGTGATTACAATTGTTCTAGTTGTAACTCAGTGGAATGCGTCTCAAATTGTTCTTCGAATTCTGAAGCTACTAATGGAAGTAAGAATGAAAGGTTTTGGTCACTGCAATTGCCGATCATTGTCGCGGAGATTGCTTTTGCTGTGTTACTGCTGATCATCGTGTCCTTAACTGCAGTTTTATATGTCCGATACAGGTTGCAGAACTGTCGCTGCAAAGCAAAAGAGTCGAAGTCCAAGAAAGCTAATGAGATTGCTTCTTACCGAAAAGAAAACGTAAAAGTCCGTCCTGACTTAGACGAGCTTAAGATCAGGAGAGCTCGGATGTTCAATTATGAAGAACTTGAGAGGGCCACTGGTGGATTCAAAGAAGAATCTGTTGTTGGAAAAGGAAGTTTCTCATGTGTTTATAAAGGGGTATTGAAAGATGGGACTGTTGTTGCAGTTAAAAAGGCCATAATGTCTTCGGATAAACAGAAGAATTCAAAAGAGTTCCACACAGAGTTGGATCTATTGTCAAGATTGAACCATGCCCATCTTTTGAATCTGCTTGGATATTGTGAAGAAGGCGGAGAACGGCTTCTTGTTTACGAGTTTATGGCTCATGGATCTTTGCATCAGCATCTTCATGGAAAGAACAAAGCCTTGAAAGAGCAATTAGATTGGGTCCGAAGGGTCACCATTGCCGTCCAAGCTGCACGGGGAATTGAATACTTGCATGGTTACGCTTGCCCGCCAGTAATTCATAGGGACATCAAATCCTCAAACATTCTCATAGATGAAGAACACAATGCTCGAGTGGCTGACTTCGGTCTCTCTTTATTAGGACCTGCGGATAGTAGCTGTCCATTAGCCGAGCTACCTGCCGGAACACTCGGTTATCTTGATCCAGAATACTACAGGCTTCACTACCTCACAACAAAATCCGATGTCTACAGCTTCGGCGTATTACTATTGGAAATTTTAAGTGGACGAAAAGCCATTGATATGCAATACGAAGAAGGGAATATAGTGGAGTGGGCAGTTCCATTGATTAAATCAGGAGACATATCTGCAGTTCTAGACCCAGTTTTGAAACCTCCGGCAGACATTGAAGCTTTGAAAAGGATTGCAAATGTGGCTTCCAAATGTGTGAGAATGAGAGGAAAAGAGAGACCATCAATGGATAAAGTGACCACCGCCTTAGAGCGAGCTCTAGCACAGTTGATGGGCAGTCCATGTAGCGAGCAACCAATTTTGCCAACAGAGGTGATCTTGGGAAGTAACAGAATGCACAAGAAGTCCTCTCAAAGGTCTTCGAATCGGTCGGTCTCAGAAACTGAAGTTGCAGAAGACGTTGAGGATCAAAGGTTTGAGTTTAGAGCTCCTTCGTGGATTACATTCCCGAGTGTAACTTCATCTCAAAGGCGGAAATCATCGGTATCGGAAGCTGATGTGGAGGGAAAGAACATAGAAGGAAGAAACATGGGCAATGTAGGGTATGGTGGGGATGGTTTGAGAAGCTTGGAAGAAGAGATAGGCCCTGCATCTCCTCAACAAAGCTTGTTCTTACAACACAATTTCTAA